GTGAAGAAAACGGCAAGGGCTCTTGGAGAATCTCTGTTCGATACAAAACTTGAAAAGCCAATCGGACAACTGATTATCATCTGTGGCCGTAATGAAACTCTGTTCTCCACATTACAATCACTTGAGTGGAAAATCCCAGTTAAGGTGAACTTCATTTGTTCTTCAAGTTGTCTTTGAGTTACAAGCTATACATGTAGTACTAGCCAGAGAGTATACTTGGTCTTCTTGGACCAAACTTAATCAAACTTTTGCCGTATTATTCCTTCATTTAGATTAGAGGGTTTGAGAAACAAATGCAGAAATGGATGAGTGCTTGTGACTGCATCATCACAAAAGTATGTCGTTTGCCTTTATACTCCTTTAATCTCTTCTACCTCTACCATAAATATGTTCTGGCGTCGTAGACTAGTTGTTGATcggatttttgaattttttaggCGGGTCCTGGTACTATTGCTGAAGCATTTATAAGAGGGCTACCAGTTATACTTAACGATTACATCCCCGGGCAAGTAAGTGCATGCATGTGAAGGCAGAATGCCTGTTTGTCCGTATCTTGAAACTTTGCCGTCTGTAAttgctttctcttttatttggCATTGGCAGGAGAAAGGGAATGTTCCATACGTAGTTGACAATGGGGCAGGAGTATTCACCCGAAGCCCCAACGAAACTGCAAGAATTGTGGCCGAATGGTTCAGCACAAAGAAGGACGAACTCAATAGATTGTCGGAAAATGCACTAAAACTTGCACAACCGGAGGCAGTTTTCGACATTGTGAAGGACATTCACGACCTCGCATGCCAACGGGGCCCTTTAGCTAACATCTCCTACATGTTGACTTCATCCTTCTCGAGCCTAATTTACTAGAATTCATCACCAGAACTGAGGTTTGCTCTACTAGGCCATGTACAGTTAGCTGAAGGATGAAACTATTCTTTGATCACTCGAGTTATTGGCTTGTTACTGAAGGTGTAAATTATAGAACAAATGTGATATACTTTTCATTTGATTGGTCACTTTCTATGAATTGCACATTAAACTTgccatataattagttcagaTTCAGTTAAACTCGATTTGTGTTAAAATTTCCAGTTGAAGTATGtaaattgttggaaaattaattccattatTTAGCATGAAATTACTTTGGTTGGAGAAATATAGGTGAATGAGAAATCAAAGCCTAAAGTAAGACATTCGAACTTATAAAACGAACTAGTTAGTACCTCATGCCAAGGcatgggataattatatttcttgaaaaataaataataattttataaattatttaaatttaagaaataaaaataaataaatgatacataatctataacttaaaattaaagtaaggGTAACCATCACTTTTTAGTCCCCGTTAATTTGTAGATTCCattatttttggtcctttcCGTTATCTAATCGTTAGTTTTAATGGATATGTGggccaaaaaaaagaaactattttTCTTGCCAAAACGGCATTACTCGgttattttactaaatgaaacatttattaaataaaatcagtTAAAATAAGTTAGCAATTTaactccctatatttttaaaaatacatcaatttaccctactgtatttttcaaaaatgctTTTctaatttgcaatatcacatggAGGTAATACTTATAGTATgcgattttaaaaatatatttgttcaaaataatttttttaataattgaattgtataatatattaattttaataaaatagataaagaTAAGCTATTCTCTAAACGTAAAATTAATGTGAATGGTaatgaaaatacatttttaaaatatgaagatggaaatttaaattttatatctttcaattttaaaagatgGAGTTTAAATTAAGTAGTGattgatcttattttatatatatatatatatatatatatataatacactacggataaaaataagtaaatttgtttaatcATCATTgctattattatcattagattaattcataaaaatcattaaatttgaacataagtctaaaagaagaaaaatagaaatattatatacaatgtATCTTGGTACAAATATATAcccttaaataaatataaactattataagttaattgtttgaatttataaatttacaaaattacaagatgTACagattgatattaaaatataacaataaattagttatatggattatattaataattatttacaaaataaaatgatcaaaaactacattttttattatactaattttagataacatattttattattatcaaattgtTGCGGTGTTTGAACTTAATAACACCAAGTATCTCCCAGACAGAAAGCACCAGTGGTCTAGTGGTAGAATAGTACCCTGCCACGGTACAGACCCGGGTTCGATTCCCGGCTGGTGCAAAATAAGTAAATCATTTTTGCTACACAAATTGAAGTAACGGAAAGATGAAAAAGGAGTACTTTCATTTAcaacttctttttccttttctttctttcttttgttttgtttgattttgagtAAAGTAGTTCTAATttcatgataaattttaatcatcaaaatttaatgtacgttaattattaatatcaaacatGTATAATATACCAACAACTAATAATAAAGTAGACCGATGGCAAATGTATACTTATTGACTATTGTGCTAGACAAAAAGCTTACAAATTCTATTACTTAACCACACACTCAGCGATCATCATTACAGATGTTATATTCCATGAGGAGATTTTTCCTTccaatcttcttcttttctagATCTTAATCACAcacctcttcttcttctagaTTTAACTCAAAACTCCATGCACATTGATTCCCCTCCATCTCTTAATCTTGTTCGCCCTTTCTCATCTTCATCTATTTCTCAGGAAATGCTCCAGGATAATCTAGAAACCCGCCTAGATGATAGATTTTATACGCAATCACTCTTCTACATATACAAATGCACACATATCCTTTGTTGCTCAATTCTTTGTCTCACAGGAACCATGATATTTTGTTTCAAGCACATGAGCATGCAGAACAGAGAGAGAAGCCATGAAAATGGAGCTTGGTACGCTtggaaaaaacaaacatgggACCTTAGTATATGATCTCATCGGATGGTTACTCAGCACCTCCTGGAACGGTTTgtcaattgaaaaaagaatccTTTTATGGTCTTAACCTTGATTCTCGCTAATGGAATTTTGAGTTATCCTTAAAACTCTCTGACTATGGTTTCACACAATCAGCTCATGATCATTGTTTATTTGCTACGAATAAAGGTGGAGATTTTCTTGCCCTATTAATCTATGTTAATGATGTGCTCATCAAAGGTACCTCGGAGTTATTGATTCCTGATATCAAACATTACCTGGatgaacttttcaaaattaaagatCTTGGTtgtgtcaaatattttttgggacTTGAGATTGCCAGTTCTACTGAAAGCCTAAGTGTttcttaacaaaaatatatcctAAACATCATCACAGACTTGAACCTCATTGATGCTAAGTGTTGTCCTACTCCGCTTCCCTAGGGTTTGAAGCGTATTGCAGAACAAGGATTCTTCATGAGCCAAATCAATATAGAAGGTTGGTCGGTTGTCTTCTCTATCTTGTTTATACTTGACCAGATATCTGCTTTGCAGTCCGACAGCGGAGCCAATTCTTACAACATCCAACGGATCAACATTGGGTTGTTACCATTCACGTTGTACGCTATTTGAAAGGCATTATGTCCATGGACTTATCTTCCCTTCCTGCTATGATCTTCACCTTAATGTATATTCTGATGCTGATTGGGCAAGTTGTATGGACAATAGACGTTCTACCACGATTATTGTGTATTTTCTGGtcctttcttgatttcttaGAAAACCATGAAACAAAACACTGTCTCTTAGTCATCGACTGAAGTAGAATATGGTTCCATATCATTCATGGTCGGTGAGCTTCAACGGATTGCATACATCCTTCGTGATTTTCATATTCCTATAGTCACCACCATTCCCATTTGGTGCGACGCTAACCCTTTCTTCCATGAACCATAGAAGAATCTATATATTGACTACAATTTTGTTCATGATTGCTAAAGGAATGCTCCATTGCACCTAACCACATTGCCAGCAAACTTCTGCCTGCCGAAATGTCCACAAAGATACTCTCTGGACCAGGATTCCACACATTTCTGTGCAAGTTAGGCTTGGTGTTGCTACCCCAACTCCAACTTGAAGATGAGTGAAGAAAGTCTTGAACCTTAGCTAGTtcgcaattttttttacaaccTTATTAGTAAAGTAGCAACTTTACAATTATTGTATAGGAGTTAGTAAACTCCCACCTTTGTATTAATAAGCCTGTCCAATGAACAGAAAATAGAATTCTCCATTAACGATTTTTATCTCTCATGAACATTTACTGAATGATGTGTACACcatgttttcaattttcacaTGTTTTTTCAATGAATTTCCTAATAGAAGTTGGCGAGAGGATTGAACGAGAAGTTTTTGAAGTTATGTAACAATTTTTAGAGATTCCCCTACCcaataggaccaaaagtgtataGTAGCCCAAATTATGGGCGAAAATTCGTACATGGACAAATCCCATCTAATGCACGTAGACAAAAATTTTGCatcaaaaaaaagaacttgATTGCTTGTACCAACAACAAGATAAAGAAGATCACGCATGGAAAAGTGGTACAAACAAAGTTGAGAAAAGAAGTATGGATGGATCTAATAAGACTTGTTTGTTCTTAGTGCTAAAATATGTGTTGTTTCATTCTCACTAGCCCTCCCCGTATACTTTGTATTCACTTCTCCCATTTCCTGCCCAAAGACTCTGGAAGATTTACATTCATCAATGTATTCTTTTACAACTAACAAATgtatacaaaaaaaaacaaaagactTACCATTTCAACATCAACTTATATAAAGCTTCTATGTTCTTTCCATCTTTTCAGGCTTGGGTGGAGTGATGGTGTATATGGCAACTGCATATCTTTGTCTTTCAAGATTCTCGAACCACCCTCCATTAAGAAACAATTAGCAAATTgtcaatcaataaataatacatccTCGCACCTAAACTCAATGgcgaaaaaaacaaaaacaattagCAAATTgtcaatcaataaataatacatgtCTTCTCTTCCTAAATCCAACCCATGTCCAAAGCAAACTAGCTAGCTTGAGGGTTGTTTGGTTGTGCATTTCCAATGAAGACAAAAGAACATATTCAACTTATAGTGCTTAATACTATATACAAACACAACTCAACATATTGCAACATCATACATATtagcaaattgcaattcacCCCCACCCCTCCAGagcaaaaaatagaaaaaaacgTCACCCCttagtcatttattttttgggtgaatagcaatttatccccctgtgatattaaaaatgagcacattatccccctatgaaaaaaatatagcaatttaccttcctatactttttaaaatgaagcaatttacctccttatatagggaggtagattgcttcattttaaaaatcataggggggtaaaatgttgtattttaaaaaatatagggaggtagattgcttcattttaaaaatcatagggggtaaaatgttgtattttaaaagatatagggaggtaaatcgctatttcacaaggggataatttgctcatttgcgatatcacaagggggttgcttccatttttccctttatttttttgtgtcaatttataattttaaatttgcaaaattataagttaccATTTATGATCGTTTctcaatcaaattttttgttagaaaaacaTTGCATGTAATGCACAATATCTTATCTAAACATCACATtatccttaaatatcacatgtgtaCTGTATCTGATGCTTTTTtaagtagaaaatatttttaaaaaataatcatattggGGGTgagggtgggggggggggggggcaggGGGAAGGGATATGTGCATATGAGGTAAAActgcattttttgttccacATGATAAGGGCGTCTACACATTTGGTCCTTTgctatatcaaaatttaaaaatactctcaaaattgaatattttctaCACAATTAGTCCCACAACCCAACttctgtaaaaaaattgatggcaTAATCACATATCCTGCATGTCCCAATTATTTTTGGATCAAAAGTAGCTCTTGAGACTAAAtatgttgaaaaaattaaaatgttaatacCAACATAGACCTTATATGCTATGGGCCGAAAAATGTTGGGACAAAATCACATCTTTCATCTCACACAATAAGAAAGTctatacttttagtcccaaaattgaattcattttttatacgTTTAGTTTCAAGAGCCACTTTTCATCGAAAACTAACAACCACGTGATTTtgtagtcttttttttttaactaaattggGATGTGAgataaaatgagtaaaaaaaaaaaacctaattctaatactatttaaaaatttatgtaaagcgaaagactaaaaatattgatccaatcatacgggattaaaaatataattttggttgtgcatataatttatactaatagaATTTGGAGAAAGAGTTTACCAAGACTAGGATCAAAGCCGTGATGGTCAAGCTCTCGATACTCTTGGCATAAGGCACAGGGCAAGCAACATGCATGAGTTAGGCAATCATTACAAGGGCTTCCTCTAATGTTGAACTTTGTTCTGATTATTGTTCGCGTGCGGCAAGTGTACGTCCACATCCCGCATATCACTGCACATACTCCCAAGATAACCAACGCATCTCCCGACACTGCACCATCCATatattacaaacaaaaattaacttCACAAAATTCTCCTAACTATTCctatttcttgaattctttCTGCATGTACAAGGAAAGGTTCCCATGACATATACTAATTTGAAGaaacttagatttttttatgtattttagttCTACATTAGGCAGCCCGTTGGCCCCATCACTGTAAGAAATAATAGcactattaaaaatataaataccttgcaaaaataataaaattcgttgctaatttatattagtagcgaatttaacaagaaaataaatatttacttgctaattagaTCGTAActgattttaatattcaattttttgttgctgAAATCGCtaactaacaaaaatatttatccatATATAAGATTTTGAGAGGAATtactttcaacttttttggcCAAGATTAGCTACGGAGTTttgcaatattaaaaaatttctttttaattattgaagaaaatatttcatttctaatgttaattttgaatttcacaaaaatttaaagttctTATCGTTTACTAAATTTGTGGCTAATTACCAGCAAATGTACTCTCTCTCCTTNNNNNNNNNNattttctctctctcctttttttttttttttgttccttGCAATATCATTAATTAGAATAGATGGATACTTACATGTTTTCCCCTCCGTTATGATCTCGACAATCTCCGAGGATGTTATACATGGACAAAACAATGTTTTGCAACCTATGTATATACAGAAAAAGCAtttgagaaaagaaattgaacaaaatagTTACTGAAATGagagatatatattatatatagagagggatatatatatatatatatatagtacaagTTTTCATGTCTGAATGACATCTAAAGAGTCCGGTGCTCCAATTCGCCATGCTTCGTTGTCTGGATGCGATTCCAATTGGAGTGGGTTGGATATACAGAACACTATTGGCATTTTGGGAGTTGTCTCCGTCGTTCAGAGGAGGTAGGAAAAGGGGCGACGGCGGTGGGGTTGCCCGCATCGACATCAGCTGGAAAACCTGGTAAATGTGATGCATGTTTGAGAGAAGAGCGAGCGAgcgagcgagagagagagacaggtgagggagagggagagaggaAGACAAAGATCAGCGTGGTGGAGGGCTTTTTTCTCTATTATTTGGTTCTGAATGCATGCATGGATTTGAGATGTTGGTTTTAGCAAAGGCAAAAGATGTGTACCACCAATTATTTAGGAAGGAGCTCTGAACCATTagattttggatgattttataGGGAAGGATTTAGAATGTTGAGAGCTGAGAAGCTCAAAAGTTTTAGTAATCAGGAAGGGCTTGCTCGATTAGTAAGGTTGGAGTCTtaagtttgataaatttttatgtatatctatttttataatagctTGTTGTCAAGTAAAGTCGGAAAAATAGTTTCACcgtatagtaaataatttaattaattaatttgttgaataaaatattaaattcgtTAAAAATcgccaaaaaaaagaaaagagaaatttaaTGACATAAAAAGTGAGcggcaattttaattttgtcactaattatatatatttagtgataataagttttagaaaaaaatgcaagcaaccctctagtgatattgcaaatgagtaattgctcccttatgaaaaaaataacaattgcaACGGAAAATATTATCGACGGAAAAATCCAGTCGAAACAATTGCAACGGATCTGGGtggttttaatatatatatatatatattcgtcTCAAGTTGTGTCAAATGGACCGATTATGTTTTAAGTAAGTTTGCAGCGGCCTTTGCGACTATTTTGGATGGATTATATCGTACTATATGTATTTGGAACGGATAACAGTCCCAATACCTTCAAAGATTGGGCGAATATTTGCTATAAATGTATgttagaattattaaaaaacaaatcatgTGACTCATTTGGGACAAATTTTTGTGATGGGAGACATCACAAATTTTAGGATGGTTTTGCAACAATCAGTACTGTTGCAActaggggtggcagatgagtcgagccggctcgattttgagctcgagctcaattcTGGCTATTCACCAGCGCGAGCTggtgaatatattttttttattttttatatatatttttatttttttatttttttatatatttaattttatatttaatatttgatcaattttataatcaaaattgactatatattataattattaatcaatatcatatattttattttggatgataataaattatggtatttttatttatatatttaatctttatacaaaaataaatttagtcaacaacttagtaaattataatatttttatataattaaaattattatttaatattatatatataaactttatgttatattttaatatatatttgtattacgttatacattttttaaattgacaagtaattcactcataattttttattatttataaacttatgtcaaaattaagtaattcctatgaattaatctaaaaattataataataataataacaataacaataataataataataataataatgatgatgatgatgatgatgatggtgatgatggtgaacaattctaattattctttattatatatataatgagattgaaaaatttaatcaataattacgatatcttaaaatttgggcacccgatccaaacaaaatttaaatatatacaagactgtatccattagatcatatcagacggtatgatttaaaattacatggtctgattcaacgatacaccgtcttaaatgattactcttatgtttcgagtatgatatctcgacatccgtatatccaataagtctaaaattttaccaaatatatttttctgtaagttttatcatatctaacggtctgatctgaatttAATGGCCCGATTAatccatgttgttcaacaatgtaagatgatagttacatcaatgttatactaacatttataaatatataaattttacagattgtgaacatatattaatttcaactataaaatatttttatgtatctcaattgcattatttcataaaattgatattttcccaataactttaaactgttcaaaatgattttttttttgtacaatttactaattatattactactaaactaatcagtagtttatatttataacaataaattagaatttcatactatattttggtatatatataatatagtatacattatacaatctattttattacttataaatttatgtaaaaaattggtgattcacattatttaatctaataataataataataacaataatatagtatacattatacaatttattttattacttataaatttatgtaaaaattaatgattttcataacttataataataataataaaaacaaaaataattaaaaaaaaatagtttgagctcgagctcgttAGATTGAGCTCAAGCTCAACATATAgtcgtcgagctcgagcttgagctcgactcgttgccACCCCTAGTTGCAATCGCAACGGGAGTGAGTTGACTTTTTACGGGGcacaatttgtttaatttatgaCTAGTGAGATGTGGAAAAGTCCATggcaaaaattttattgttgtacttttaaaaaagtaaattctAATTCTCTTAATACTTTTTagtcaaattatatttttaaattaaagaaaattgaaataaaatgctaggtataaaaattagcaacaggtggtggtggtggcggcgAGTGATGGGTGGTGAGAGAGAAGCGTTTGGGTGGGTGGGGGAGAATTGGAGAAGATGatagaaaatggaaaaaattatgcaaaatataccttttatattaaaaatttggaaTCGCCTTTCAAAAtgagttattatatataaagttgtaTATAAGGCCGTTCTtctaatatttctatataagaataattatatttgtatccCTTAATTTATGGTCTTTTTATATAAACCATCCCtatcttttagataatatcacatacacccaccaaaatatcattatcacttacacaaaccacccttcacttttttgaaaaattatacacataaaatattagcatcattacacaaactacctcTACTTTTTAGTTGCCAGGGGtagtttctataattatgcaaaaaataggagtggtttgtgtaaatagagaTTATAAGTTagggggtgtaaatataattatcccttctatatattaattttcgtAAATCA
The window above is part of the Sesamum indicum cultivar Zhongzhi No. 13 linkage group LG7, S_indicum_v1.0, whole genome shotgun sequence genome. Proteins encoded here:
- the LOC105166433 gene encoding protein PLANT CADMIUM RESISTANCE 7; protein product: MHHIYQVFQLMSMRATPPPSPLFLPPLNDGDNSQNANSVLYIQPTPIGIASRQRSMANWSTGLFRCHSDMKTCCKTLFCPCITSSEIVEIITEGKTLSGDALVILGVCAVICGMWTYTCRTRTIIRTKFNIRGSPCNDCLTHACCLPCALCQEYRELDHHGFDPSLGWFENLERQRYAVAIYTITPPKPEKMERT